The window GACGGCGGCGACATCGTGGGCCGCGGTACCCATGAGCGGCGGATAGAAATACGCGGCGTAGTTGACGAAGCCGATATAACCGCTGGCCAAGAGACACGGCGCGTAGAGCAGGAACTGCCAGTTGAAGAGAAAGGCGAGCGCACGGCCGAGGCGCTGCGCGCCGAACGCGTTGCGAAGATAGACGTAGGTGCCGCCCGATCCGGGATAGCGCGAGGAAAGCTCGGCCCATACCAAGCCATCGCAGAGCGCGACGATCGCGCCGGCGATCCATCCCACGAGCGCAAGCGGGCCCCCGAGCGCGGCGATGACCAGCGGGATCGTTACCAGCGGGCCGATGCCGATCATCGTGATCACGTTGATCGAGACCGCGCCACGCAGATCGATCGCGCGTTTCATAACCGCCCACGTTTCGGGGCGCGAGGCGGCACCTCTTCGTACGACGAAAGGAAAATGCTATGCAAGATCGCGCTTTCTCGCGGCTCATCGGGTTGGAAGGCACGCTCGGAATCGATTTCGTGGAGAGCGCGGCGCTGGCCAACAATCCGCTCGGAGACCCCGCGACGCGGCCCGTTGCGGTGTATCAGCCGCCCGGCTACGATGCCGAGGGCTCGCGCCGTTATCCCGCGCTCTACGTCTTGCACGGATACACCGGAGACGTAGCCGCGCTCGTCTCGGCGCGCGCCTGGCAGACCAACGTCGCACAGTGGGCCGATCGGATGATTCTTTTGGGAGAACTCCCGCCCGTACTGCTGGCCATCGTCGACGGCTTCACCCGGCTCGGCGGCTCGCAGTACGTCGACTCGATCCACAACGGCGCGTACGCGACCTACACCGTGCGCGACGTCATCGGTCACGTCGATCGCAACTATCGCAGCATCGCGGCAGAAGGCGGGCGAGCCGTGTTGGGGAAGTCGTCGGGCGGCTTCGGCGCGATGCATCTGGTTATGGAGCATCCGGGCGTCTTTGCGGCGTTCGCCTCGCATAGCGGGGATTCGTACTTCCGTTACGCGCACTTTCCGGCGTTTGCGACGGTTCACCGGCAGCTCGAAGCACACGATTTCGACATTGCCGCGTACGTGACGGCGTTCGAAGCCAAGCGCAAGCCGAGCATGGCGGAGATCACGACGATGGAGATGTTGGCCTACGCGGCTGCGTACTCGCCGCGCAGCGCTCAGGCGTTCGATTTCGAGCTGCCCTTCGAGCGAGGCGCGGGAGCGCTGCGGGATCAGGTCTTCGCTCGCTGGCTCGCTTTTGACCCCGCC of the Candidatus Cybelea sp. genome contains:
- a CDS encoding alpha/beta hydrolase-fold protein, which translates into the protein MQDRAFSRLIGLEGTLGIDFVESAALANNPLGDPATRPVAVYQPPGYDAEGSRRYPALYVLHGYTGDVAALVSARAWQTNVAQWADRMILLGELPPVLLAIVDGFTRLGGSQYVDSIHNGAYATYTVRDVIGHVDRNYRSIAAEGGRAVLGKSSGGFGAMHLVMEHPGVFAAFASHSGDSYFRYAHFPAFATVHRQLEAHDFDIAAYVTAFEAKRKPSMAEITTMEMLAYAAAYSPRSAQAFDFELPFERGAGALRDQVFARWLAFDPAERVANRYDQLARLRFRYLDCGRRDEYNLDIGARVVAEQIRALGLEVRHEEFDDDHRNVGYRYQISLPALAAVLDQE